The window ggtttttgctttttaagagtcgtgctctgttgctcaggttggaatgcattggcatgatcacagcttgctgcagccttaaatttctgggcccaagcaatccccatacctcaggctcccgagtagctgaggccATGGGTGTGCGCCACTActtccagctaatatttttattctttgtagagacaggtctcactatgttgcccagactggtctcgaactcctagggctcaagtgatcctctcaccttggcctcccaaagtgccgggattacaggtatgagccactgtgcccggccaagattttttgtttcataattttattttattgtgattttgtttttatctttttattttaaaaatttgtgtgctcattgaagaaaatttgggaaatagAGAAACATATGGGGATAAAATTCCCTTGATTCtccaacatttattcatttaacaaatatttacttggtGCCTGCTTTGTGCCAGGAGCTGTTCAGACATTGGAAGCTCTAACAATATAAATCTCAGTAAAAATGTGCGGAAAGAAAAGTGGTAtcatatttatgtaatttttcctGGAAGGttagattttttcattttaatttttcactgtaataaatATACTTAGATATTGTAAGTGTCTGTGTTTAGgattattttattacattcacATAATGAGATCGTTGAACCAAAGGgtatgaatattttaagactCTTGATTTAAATGGTCAAATTGCTTCCATGAAGAGTTATGCTATTTAATCCTGCTCTCAGACCACCATTTCCTCACCAGCATTCACTGTATCATTTGTTTTATCTTTGGCTTATGATATAGATGAAAATGGCATTTAATCATTGAACAGTTTTCAGTGGTTCTTTTACGAAGTATCATGTACTTTGCTTTTTAtcttatgaaaaattatataatttagtcTTTTTATTTCAAGTATGACTAACTTGGCATCTATCAGTCAGTGaataacttattttgaaataatagttttaattattatattatgatTATAAATTACTAGGGGAGAGCCAAAAACTTTACCATACATATTAAAGAACCATATACAATAGAACCAACCTAATGCTTATTTCTCAGATATTCAACatatctttcttaaaattttaagtcaatcaaaatttatatattttgaagatcaTAGTAGCACACTGCTAAcccaattttctttgttttaggtTGCACTCATTTTTCCTGGACCTCAGTCTATCTCaataaaagatatttcttttcatctGCAAAAAAGGATTCAAAATAATGTTAGAGGCAAAAATGATGACCCTGACAAGCCATCTTTTAAACGCAAAAGAACTGAAGAACAAGAGTTCTGTGATTTGAAtgacagcaagtgcaaaggcacaacactgaaaaaaattatatttatagataGCACCTggaaccaaacaaacaaaatattcacTGATGAGCGActtcaaggtaaaaaaaaaatgtttttttggactgctcctccctcagacttattttgaaaaaacttCAAACTTACAGATAATTTGAAAGAGGAGTTACACTGAATACCTatacattttgccatatttactttatttctctctttttattatatatgtgagtgtgtatttatatattatatattttttggttgaTCAATTGAAAGTAAGTTTCAGGCTTTGTAACACTTCACCCTTAAATATTAAgtgtacattttccttttttttcttgagacagtcccactctgttgcccaggctggagtgcaatggcacaatcttggctcactgcaacctcctcctcctgggttcaagtgatcctcccacctcagcctcccaggtagctgggattacaggcgcccaccaccacacctgcctaaattttgtattattagtagagacggggattcatcatgttggccaggctggtctcaaactcctgacctcaggtgatcctcctgccttggcctcccaaagtgctgggattataggcatgagctaccacgtccAGCCTAAGTGTACATTTTCTAAGAATAAGAATATTCTCCTATATTAATAAAGAATGACATCTCTTTTATAAACACCCTAATGGTGAATACATTTACTAAGAAGTTAgatcttctattttgttttttttgttttttgccttacaggttttttgttgttcttgttgttgtttgtttgtttgtttttgagagggagtcttgctctgttacccaggctagcagtggtgcaatctcagctcactgcaacctctgcctcctggggtcaggcgattctcctgcctcagcctcgctagtagctgggattacaggcacaccatcaccacgcctggctaatttttttgtattttcatagagacgggtttcaccatattggccaggctggtctctaactcctgacctcaggtgatctgcctgccctggcctcccaaagtgctgggattacaggtgtgagccaccacgcgcagccttccttacagtttttaaaaataacttttttgagTAAGAATTAACATGTAGTAAACTACATGTTTCCAGAGTATTAAAGTTTTCTCATATGTGTACAGCTGTGAGACCATCACTACAAGTTAGGAAATGAACCTGTCCATCCCCTGCCAAAGTTTCTGCCTGACCTTTTATAATCTTTCTCATCCAGCTTTCCCCACAGCACACTTCCACACTCTCCAACCCCATCTCTAATCAATGATCTATATCTAATCATTATAGATTAGATGCATTTTCTGGGATATTATAGAAattgaatcatatagtatgtactcttttcctttttttggtttgGCTTTCtcacacaaaataaataacttgacaCTCATTtttgttgtagcatgtatcaataggTCATACATTTATTGCCAAGTAGTATTTCGTTGTATGGATATGCTACAATTAGTgttatctatttatctgttgatggacatttacacTGGTTGTTTCCCATTTTCTACTATttcaaataaagttgctatgacacttgtgtaaaaaaaaaaaaaaaggatgttctCCTGTATAATAAATACAGTACCATTATCACtcctaagaaaattaatgaaaattacatAATATCATCTAATATACtgtccatattcaaatttccctAACTGACCCAAAAATACCTTTTGTAGCTTCCCCCCATATAGCATTTAAACTCGTCACggtttatttcattattatgtatctttagtctcttttaatctagagtagtcctgtttttatttttcatgacttAGACTTTTGTGAAGAGGACAGGTCAATTGTCTGAATGTTTCATTGTGATTAGTTTCAGTCTAAATATGTTGCCTAGGATACTTACAGGTAAGGATAAATCCAGGGTTGTCTATGTCTAGTTTATATCTATCGTTTGggtataattattaataacatgtAATTTTACTCTCAGAAATGAACCTTTTAGCTGATAAATTGTATGGCTAACCAATTCATAGGTGAATTCATACTTTATTGTTGCATCAAATTAGGAGGCACATAATGCAAATTGTCTATCATTTGTGATAACTTTCATTACTTGATTAAAGTGGTGATTACCCCATCTCTCCAttataaaggtttattttttctctttgtaagtaGTGGTAATCTATGGGGTGATGTTTTCAGACTGTGGACTGTTTCCCAAAAACTTTTCACCAGTGATTTTAGTATTCATTGATGATCCCTGCATAAATTGAATAATTACATTGAGAATTGAAAAATAGTGAAATTTTAATTACATGATTTCTTCCTACATTAGTTAGCCAGTATTCTTATGTAAAGAagagcttttcctttttctcctgttctttatttctttctctttccacccCTTTTTGAGATCATTATGATcttatggattttctttttaattcaatatGCTATAATAAATTATAGTGTAGCATCAATAAAGATGCtaatctttttgataataatctTTTTGATGCTCTAGTTCTCTCAAATTTTGCCAGTGGAAACCCTTCAAGTACTTCATGGCATGGCCTCATTTGTCTTTTTGGTGCAACAGGCAAGTTCACttgtactttttttctgtctcagacCTGGAATCAATTGTTTTTCTAAGAAGCTATAGTTTCTTTTAATAGGAAATGGTATTAGAAACTAAGATCTGGTAAATTCATTACTTTTGGGATGTCATTGCTTCAATGGATAGAGCCAGGAAAAATACATAGTTATGTATCATGAGTTCACACAGATAGTTCCAATTCATATTTAACATTAtaaggatttttatttcttttagagtgAAAAACTTGGTTCCTAATAATAGTGATTTAAAACAGTTACTTTACTTGTCCATGTATGATTAGAAGGCAAGAAAGCTATTCAGTTGATATTAGGCAGTTGCTAAAACAGTTTGTTTCAAACTGGGAGAGCTTCTCTCAGGCTAGTGTTAAAAATGTGCATTATCTAGAAAAGAACATTTTGACACTTTTTGGAGTCTGATTGGTGTTCATTAATTCCAAGCTGAAGTGAGTGACAACACTAGATTTAACGAGCTTAATTTATATAGTTTATGCATCTGAGATCTTCATACACATTAGTAAAGTTGCTTTGAAAGTCTAATTGTGTGCGCTTTGTGTCTTATGTGTGTGGGAGAGAGTGAAGGGCAGGTACTACGGAGCATAAGATCTTTAAGAAATTTTGTTGCCGATGTTTGATAGAAAGACAAACGCCTAAGCCCTAAGGCTGTGCTctttgaaagagagaaagggaacacTGCCTGCCACATTCCTgtggatgtttacagcagcaGGTTACTTGCCAGTTTGAAGATTTTTCTGAgccatttttctttatagttacCTTATATGGtaattgaaaagataaatgaaaaaacataagTAAAAACCCTTGACAAAACTATAAAAGGAATTATTGTGGTATTATTCAAAATCTCTTTTCAGAGTGTCCAAATTTGGCTTGCCTAAAATCAGATTTGTACAAAAGATTTTTGTTATTCCTTCCCAATTCACATGGAAAGTATCATATATTTCAGTTCTGTGCTagatcaaaaatttttaaaggggcTTCTTAATCTCTTTAAAATCATAAAAGGAACAGATTTCTAAAGGCAAGTTTTCTGCATGACCTACTTCAACCCCTGTCCTTTGTGGCTCTTCATTGCACCACAGGAAACAATTAGGGCTCTATACATATCTATAACCTCTGTATATGTGAAATACTGATTTCTGAATAAACCGAGTTACTTCCATAAGAAACAATCCATGGTTTTTATAAATTGTTGGCTTTAGGCTTTAAAACTTCGTCATTTCGTGAGATTAATCTGAACAAACTGAGTCTATACCTCAATTAAACCCTCAGGTGTATTGGAAATTATGTTTCCATTATTTTACTATGAATGCTGAGGTTAAGAATCCCTTTAACAATGTAAAACCTTACTGTTTTGCcaaatttttacagaaaaatagcTCTGTGTGTTCTACCAGTGTCAAAATAAAACACTTGAAGGTAGAGTGCctaatttaattataaaaggtAAACCTAAACCTACAGGTGAAGAATGATATAACATTCTTAAAGATTTATCATAGGAAGCCTTGGCAGAATGTAGGGGGAgacattgtttctttttgttggatGTGAgtccaaattatatttaaatggcATTATACTGTAATTggttataaaaattagccagctctTTCCCTTCAGTTTGACTGTATTGATACAACTTTTAAAGTGATAACTTTATTCATATTATAAGCTTTGCCTAAACTACACTCCCTGTCAGTGAGTGCTGTGTCCTATACTACCTTATTCAATCCTCACATCAAATATATGAGGTAAAGGATGTCACCCTCACTTTGcaattgaagaaactgaggcagcacTTTTGGAAGGAAAAGCCATTTGTAATTATCTACTTTAAGTTTCTActgctaaaatattttactagttttgagccaggtgtagtggctcattcctgtaatcccagcactttgggagatgaaggtgggagtatcacttgaacacaggagttctagactagcctaggcaacatagcaaggcctacatctcaacaaaaaataaagtaattagcaaggcgtggtagtgtgcacctgtagtcttaggtacttgggagactgaggcaggaggattgcttgagcccaggagttcaaggatgcggTGAGCTATgctcatgccactgaactccagcctggacaacagagcaaaatccCACCTCAAGAAAAAATGTTTACGatttttactataattttattataaagttacTGATTGTTAGAAATACTAgggtataaaaaatattttgcattcaagaaactgaaatatttaatgtTGTCTagaatgcatacatatatgaGAATGGTAAAAGAGACTGGAGAAATTCAAATTATGAATGTCATATTTTATTCAGCATGCTTGGGCATTTGTTCTTTTATCCATAGTGCTGTGgcatcattaaaaaatttttaagcttGTCATTGACATGATTAGATTGTATTTTAAGTCTAATGGAAAGAATTGGGCTGGGACATGACTTCAAGCTCCAATTCCTTCACTAAATAAGcaaagaggttttgtttgtttgtttttaactgttttatatttttaaataaattgtgatacatatgaaataatatatacacacacacacgtatatgtaacATTAAGTTATAAAGCATAGTGATATAATGAACAATTAAGAACTCAAGCACCAGTATTTCTAACTTCCATTTACCTATGTTTTCCCTTGTGCCATTCCCCTTCTTCCCCTGACAGTTATTTTCCTGAATTATGCTTTTTTAGATTATagtgttatatatatgttttcataaaCTATATATGAtttagttttgctttattttgagcTGTGTGTTGTTTTCTTGGGACTTGCTTTCTAAAGTCACATTTTGTTTCTAGGGTTTATATATATTGTCATATCACTGTAGCTATAGTTTATTCTATTTCACTGCTGAATAATATCTGTGATATACTACAGTTTATCTGGTTTCCTGCTAATGAAACACTttggttatttctagtttttcctattgcaaataatgctacTACACACATTCTTGTGCAAGTACAAGCTCCTCTAGGAAACATCCCTAGGAGTCACATTGCTGAGTTGTTGAGTATGAGAATATTCACCTTTACAGgataatgccaaattgtttttcaaagtggacatacaaaggaatatttcCATCATTAATGTATAAGCGCTCCATTGATCCATAATCTCTCCTACCTTGGTATTATCAAATGTCTGATTTTTGCCAACCTAGTATTTTAAAATGGTGTCTCATTGTCAtcttcatttacttttctctaaTTACTAATAGGATTGATAATTACATTGTTTATTTGGCCATATACGTGTCCTATTCTGTGAAATATCTATGcccatttttctgtgttttatcttaattgatttgtagaaattctttgtatattctagaatATAGATAATGTTGCAAAATATCTTCTTGCAGTTTGTGGTtcatcttttcaatttcttttcttttgaggaaaaaaaacttttagtgTGGAATTTATCACTATGTTTGTGTCTTGTTTGAATCCTTCTCTTCTGCAAGATACTATGTGGCTAATGATTTGCCTgaggttttttgtattttctgtgtaAGTAATGCCAATTGCATTTCTTTCCAGTTCTTATCCTTCTAATTAATTTATTGTTCTTTATTACTATGTTAAATAAGAAAGACCTCTAATGCAATATTTAATTGAAGCCAGTTATTTAATTGTAGGGGTCATCCTTCTCACGTTTCAATCTGATAAtctatgtcttttaaatattaagtttAGTTTATTTACAATTGCTGTGAGTATTGAAATAATTGGATCTACTTTCTaccatcttaatttttatttctatttgtccttttttataatttttgtttctttttttgattgaggttttttcttattctatttttattcctatttcaattattttagagaATTGCCCATATCACTTAAAAAGTTCAAAGCCAAACAATGTTTAACCTCTCCTTTTTTACATTGTATGGACTTTGTATGCTGAAGCTTCATTCAGCCTCCTCCTGGTTCACATTGTTAttgttaatatcattatttttgtcTGTCGTTTATTGTCAGTCTAcaaattagatattattattgtttttgttttatacagGCAACATTTATCTGGATTTGCATAGATGTTTACCATTTTCTTTACTCAGTGTTTTATCAAATACATCCTTTAGGAATTCCTTTAATTTGGTCTCTTGTTGGCGTATGTTCAGTTTTCATTTGTCTATTAAATGTTTATCACTTTTTTCGTGATAGGTTGTTCTGCTGGGTTCACAATTTTAGGTTGccagttctgtttttttgtttgtttgtttgtttgacactTGGAAGATATTATTCTAGTGTCTTCAATATTCTGTCTTTGGTCTTTGGTCATTCTAATTACCTTTTCTTTGTATATGATCTGTCCCTTCTCCATGGcttcttttaaaatcttctctttatctttggtgTTTTTCAGTTAAATATGTAATAGAACTAGGCActgatttgtttatatttatcctGCTCGAGACACATGATGTTTCATGTATCTGTggctttttatagtttaaaataatttctggaaaAGTCATAGTCATTATCTCTTTAACCGCTCCCTCTCTTCCattctctttgttctctcttcCTCGAACTCCTGTTAGTCATTTGATCCTCCATAtctctgaatatttttgtatttcttttattatttatttcttgtctctGCTACATTTTACATTGAGTAAAAGTGGGATGTGACAGTGGGAAATCATTAGTGACTTAGAAATTCCAGTTGGTCATTGGGCCAATTTTGATGCtaccttctctcttttatttctcactttaaaataaaatttgcaaaaacaaaaaattaaatatagtatGAGTCCAGTTACTGGCCTAAGGAGCTAAAAGCATTCTGGGTTTGTATGAAGACAGCTGAGTTATAACAAATGAGAGTACTGTTGTGTGACTGCATTAATTATTCCCTTTTTAAATGTACAAGAGCAAGGCATTCTACCTGACTGTGTTATTGAGCTCTGCAGCATACATGTGACAGagctaaaacaaacaagcaaacaaaagaaaccacAGCTTTAGGATACTCTGTTCATGAATATAGCCTGAAAATGATAATCAAGAAGTAAACTTTTACCAGTATTAAGGAACATTAAGCTGCCTATCTCTCAGTGAATTTcagaatgatattttaaaagttagtttaggctgggcactgtagctcatgcctataatcccagcactttgagaggcagaggccaaggcaggaggatcacttgagccccggattttgagaccagcctgggcaacatagcaagacactgtctctaaaaaaaaataaaaataaaaaatcttagctggatatggtggtgtgcacatgtagtcccagctatttgggaggctgagatgggaggatcactgagtcCAGAGTTTGAGGTaactgtgagctatgatcacactgctgcagtctagcctgggtgacagagtgagacctcatctctaaataaacaaaaaagtcagTTTGTCAAGGAAATGAAACCCTTCTGAAAATTGGTGAATGCAGTCCTGTCAGAGATTTAGATTTTTGAAGATGCTGATACATAGAAGATTGGAAGACATGAATATCTTAAATGTTAACTACTTTTAATTCATTGGTCTAAGACTCAGTGTTAACTGTCATGtataagattttattatttgttttatgttgCTTCTGTATATACCTTGAGGTGTTTAAGAAAATATCTTGTTTCAAACTGGGATTGAAGGAAGTTATCtgcagtctttaaaaaaaaattcttagaataatTAAGAGAAATCATTATTATTGTACCAAGCCTGTGgttaagaagaaatatttatattttttctttctttctttctttttttttttttttttttgacagggttgtTACAAGTTGagttgaaaacaagaaaaacttgCTTTTGGCGCCATCAAAAAGGAAAGCCAGATACTTTCCTTTCTACAATTGAAGCCATTTACTACTTTCTGGTAGACTACCATACTGatatattaaaagagaaatacagaGGGCAATAtgacaatcttttatttttctattcttttatgtACCAGTTGATAAAGAATGCCAAATGCTCTGGAGATAAGGAAACAGGAAAACTTACACATTAGTTTTTAACAAGCCacttatgtctttttattttgctaaCATTAATAAACTTAtatttgtgctttgttttttcttaagaaataatcATATATAATGCCTGTAAGACCATTTGAAAAAATTCCAGTTTCATATATATCACTTCATATTTCTTGAAGGAAATTGTATCTGGGGGAATTTTTCAGAGATACTGTTGATTGAAAAACTTACTTCAGAAGTTATTTGCTCAGTGAAACCTCAGTTTCATTACTACATTTTAATATAGTGTGTTATGTCTCTGTGATTAGATATAACATATTCCATTAGATCTAATTAGCTATTTATTTCAACATCTTTATATCTTTTCACCTGTACTCATGACCACCTTTAGAAGTAAATGGGGTTACAATCTGCTGGCTGAAAAATAGGTCATAAGTGATTTTTCTTGAGGTTAGTAGCAAACATAGgcagaactagaattagaattcTGGTATCTAGGGCTGTTTCTTTAAGTCCTAAGGTTGTTAAAAGCAGAGACTCTGGAGCTAGACTACCTGAATCTAAATCTCAGCCTTTCTGCTTATCAGCCAtgtcattttcttccatttgtacAAAGCAGGCAATACTGAGCAACTACCTTATAGGAATAACTGAGTTAATATCTAAGGGGCTTTCAGCAGTACCTGAAATATAGTAAGTGTTACATATAtgtttactctttttattttatttggaattgtGAACTGATAATAATTGAAGCCTACCTGCTAGTGGCCATCTCTGCTGCCAGGTGAAAAGAGCCTGACTTAGAATGAAGTCAGCGAAGGAAAGCAGagtggagagaaaaagagagactgagTCCTGATGACATCATTTATTTACCTAGACCTAGCTGCTTGTGAATAGAGCCCTACTGTGCTGAATAGCTTCTGTCTG is drawn from Homo sapiens chromosome 15, GRCh38.p14 Primary Assembly and contains these coding sequences:
- the DTWD1 gene encoding tRNA-uridine aminocarboxypropyltransferase 1, which codes for MSLNPPIFLKRSEENSSKFVETKQSQTTSIASEDPLQNLCLASQEVLQKAQQSGRSKCLKCGGSRMFYCYTCYVPVENVPIEQIPLVKLPLKIDIIKHPNETDGKSTAIHAKLLAPEFVNIYTYPCIPEYEEKDHEVALIFPGPQSISIKDISFHLQKRIQNNVRGKNDDPDKPSFKRKRTEEQEFCDLNDSKCKGTTLKKIIFIDSTWNQTNKIFTDERLQGLLQVELKTRKTCFWRHQKGKPDTFLSTIEAIYYFLVDYHTDILKEKYRGQYDNLLFFYSFMYQLIKNAKCSGDKETGKLTH